AAAAGCACCTACAAGTTCTTTATCAATACCAGAGACAGTTATTACGTTTCCTTCTATCGCTACATTGAGTCCTTCTGGAATATCCATTAAAATCGGGTGGCTATACCCTAATTCGAATTGAACCTTTCTTCCTTTTACTTCACCTTTATAGGTCTTCTCGTTTATAATAAGTCTCTTAGAGAAGCCATTTGTAACTCCAACGACCATATTATTGAGAAGAGCCCTTGTTGTTCCGTGAAGAGCTTTATAGAAAGGTTTATCTGAATTTCTCTTAACAACTATACTATTATCAACGATTTCAATTTTCATATCCGGATGGAACTCTCTTTTTAAAGTTCCCTTCGGGCCTTTTACTTCAACCACGTTCCCATCAAGGATGTTCACAGTAACCCCTTGAGGAATTGGTATTGGCATTTTTCCTATTCTCGACATAAGCACCTCCTACCACACAAAGCAGACAACTTCGCCACCATGCCCAAGTTTACGAGCCATTTTGTCACTCATAATACCTTGGGGAGTGGATATAATCGCTATACCGAAACCATCAAAGACTTTCGGCAATTCGT
This genomic stretch from Caldisericum sp. harbors:
- the rplF gene encoding 50S ribosomal protein L6, with translation MSRIGKMPIPIPQGVTVNILDGNVVEVKGPKGTLKREFHPDMKIEIVDNSIVVKRNSDKPFYKALHGTTRALLNNMVVGVTNGFSKRLIINEKTYKGEVKGRKVQFELGYSHPILMDIPEGLNVAIEGNVITVSGIDKELVGAFAQKIRHLRKVDPYKVKGIIYEGEKIRRKAGKTVASGK